The Candidatus Vesicomyosocius sp. SY067_SCS001 genome includes a window with the following:
- the trxA gene encoding thioredoxin, with the protein MAVLELNLSNFDETIQNNDIVILDFWAQWCGPCKQFAPTYDEVSNKVDNVIFAKINTEDEQKLASNFQIRSIPTLMIFREQIEVFSQPGAMSGSNLEDVIAKAKAFDMNKIREEIKEKK; encoded by the coding sequence ATGGCAGTATTAGAACTAAATCTAAGTAATTTTGATGAAACCATTCAAAATAATGACATTGTTATACTAGATTTTTGGGCTCAATGGTGTGGTCCTTGCAAACAATTTGCACCCACTTATGATGAAGTTTCTAACAAAGTAGATAATGTTATTTTTGCTAAAATAAACACCGAAGATGAACAAAAACTAGCAAGTAATTTTCAAATTCGATCCATCCCTACTCTAATGATTTTCAGAGAACAAATTGAAGTATTCTCTCAACCAGGAGCAATGTCAGGTTCTAATTTAGAAGATGTTATCGCTAAAGCTAAAGCATTTGATATGAACAAAATACGTGAAGAAATTAAAGAGAAAAAATAA
- a CDS encoding Spx/MgsR family RNA polymerase-binding regulatory protein: MITMYGIKNCDTIKKAQKFLINHKVDFEFIDFRDNPIDKTKLQTFVDKVTWENLINKRSTTYRNLNNKEKGNITLELVLKNPTIIKRPILIIGDDIMVGFSEKNYLKL; this comes from the coding sequence ATGATTACAATGTATGGGATTAAAAATTGCGATACCATTAAAAAAGCACAAAAATTCTTAATTAATCATAAGGTTGATTTTGAATTTATTGATTTTCGTGATAATCCGATTGATAAAACTAAGTTGCAAACATTTGTAGATAAAGTCACTTGGGAAAATCTTATTAATAAGCGTTCTACTACTTATCGAAATTTAAATAATAAAGAGAAAGGTAATATTACTTTAGAATTAGTATTGAAAAACCCAACAATTATCAAACGCCCAATATTGATAATTGGTGATGATATCATGGTTGGATTTAGTGAAAAAAATTATTTAAAGTTATAA
- a CDS encoding PGPGW domain-containing protein codes for MGLILLIIGIIMLVTPGQGLISILLGLFLMEFPGKRQLELKLINHNLTFKTLNWLRFKANKPPFKR; via the coding sequence ATGGGTTTAATATTATTAATTATTGGTATTATTATGTTAGTGACACCAGGCCAAGGATTAATATCAATTTTATTAGGTTTATTTTTAATGGAGTTTCCAGGTAAGCGACAACTAGAACTTAAATTAATCAATCATAACTTAACCTTTAAAACACTTAATTGGTTACGTTTTAAAGCTAACAAACCTCCATTTAAGCGATAA
- the glyS gene encoding glycine--tRNA ligase subunit beta encodes MNTQDFLLELGCEELPPKSLQHLSNALTYNLTTEFDNLKLSYSRVESFATPRRLAVLVNDLQLQQNNQTIERKGPLISELDRAIEGFAKSCGVDKNMLTQKSFCKTQYYFFTKQQIGLKTIDLLESIVNTAIQNIPIAKPMRWSNLDTYFVRPIHWLIMMLGSDVVPASIMGLISRNITRGLRFTGECIFDISCAKDYQKIILEKAQIEVNFNMRKAIIRKQVTEVAQNNNAMAVIDEPLLDEVCALVEYPCAFSGSFSSKFLDIPEEVLISVMKSHQKYFHMLDMNGNLMPSFISVANIESSDLSVIIDGNERVIRSRLNDSEFFWIQDKAYTLEFRLDRLNQVLFMKSLGSMGDKAKRIEMLSGYIAGVIGANVKDSSRAGLLCKSDLVTNMVGEFADLQGIMGGYYALNDGENKAVSVAISEHYQPKFSGDFLPNTSEGLVVSIADKLDTITGIFGIGQDPTGSKDPYALRRMALGLLRIMLESKFHINLKELISKSLNAHLSVVNTNKANDIYQFMMERLRAYYKKHQVSMQVFDAVLAVCPESPYDFHLRVRALNTFTNNQELENLIEINKRITNILKNCSDLSIKVNDSVLIETAEKTLFKATKILAKRISNSINYTKNMKELIALKGMIDEFFDKVMVNTDDIALRQERLNLINWVRSLFLSVADISYLA; translated from the coding sequence ATGAATACACAAGACTTTTTATTAGAATTAGGATGTGAAGAACTTCCACCGAAAAGCCTGCAACATCTATCTAATGCGCTTACATACAACTTAACTACTGAATTTGATAATCTTAAGTTGTCTTATTCAAGAGTTGAGTCTTTTGCCACGCCTCGTCGTTTAGCGGTATTGGTTAATGACCTTCAACTTCAGCAAAATAATCAAACTATTGAACGTAAAGGGCCATTAATTAGTGAGCTTGATAGAGCCATTGAAGGCTTTGCTAAATCCTGTGGGGTTGATAAGAATATGTTAACACAAAAATCATTTTGCAAGACGCAATATTATTTCTTTACCAAACAACAAATAGGTTTAAAAACGATAGATTTACTTGAATCTATTGTTAATACTGCTATTCAGAATATTCCTATTGCCAAGCCAATGCGCTGGAGTAATTTGGATACGTATTTTGTACGTCCAATACATTGGTTGATTATGATGTTAGGATCTGATGTCGTACCAGCCTCAATCATGGGTTTGATTTCTAGAAACATAACCAGGGGGTTGCGTTTCACAGGTGAATGTATTTTTGATATTAGTTGCGCTAAAGATTATCAGAAAATTATTCTTGAAAAGGCTCAAATTGAGGTTAATTTTAATATGCGTAAGGCTATTATTCGTAAACAGGTAACTGAGGTAGCGCAAAATAACAACGCTATGGCGGTTATTGATGAACCTTTACTTGATGAAGTTTGTGCATTGGTTGAATATCCATGTGCATTTTCAGGTAGTTTTTCATCTAAATTTTTGGATATTCCGGAAGAAGTGCTTATTTCTGTGATGAAATCGCATCAAAAATATTTTCATATGTTAGATATGAATGGCAATTTGATGCCATCATTTATTTCAGTTGCTAATATTGAGTCTAGTGACTTATCAGTTATTATTGATGGTAATGAGCGTGTTATTCGTTCCCGTTTAAATGATTCAGAATTTTTTTGGATACAAGATAAGGCATACACCCTTGAATTTCGTCTAGATAGGTTAAACCAAGTTTTGTTTATGAAATCTTTGGGCTCCATGGGTGATAAAGCTAAACGTATTGAGATGCTTTCAGGATATATTGCTGGCGTTATTGGTGCCAATGTTAAAGACAGTAGTCGTGCTGGCTTGCTTTGTAAAAGTGATTTGGTTACAAATATGGTAGGTGAGTTTGCTGACCTTCAAGGTATAATGGGGGGGTATTACGCTCTTAATGATGGCGAAAATAAAGCAGTGTCGGTGGCTATTAGTGAACATTATCAGCCAAAATTTTCAGGTGATTTTTTACCAAATACAAGCGAAGGTTTAGTAGTTTCGATTGCTGATAAATTAGATACAATTACTGGTATTTTTGGTATTGGCCAGGACCCAACTGGATCTAAAGATCCGTATGCACTTAGAAGGATGGCATTAGGTTTATTAAGGATTATGTTAGAGTCAAAATTTCATATTAATCTTAAAGAACTGATTAGTAAATCATTAAATGCTCATTTATCTGTTGTAAATACTAATAAAGCTAACGATATTTATCAATTTATGATGGAGCGTTTGCGGGCTTATTACAAGAAGCATCAGGTTAGTATGCAGGTTTTTGATGCAGTTTTGGCAGTGTGTCCAGAATCACCTTATGATTTTCATCTACGTGTTAGAGCGCTTAATACATTTACTAACAATCAAGAATTAGAAAATCTGATTGAAATAAATAAACGTATTACTAATATATTGAAGAATTGCTCGGACTTATCAATCAAAGTTAATGATTCAGTTTTGATAGAAACAGCGGAAAAAACACTATTTAAGGCAACAAAAATACTCGCTAAACGCATTTCTAATTCTATTAATTACACAAAAAATATGAAAGAACTTATTGCCCTCAAGGGTATGATTGATGAGTTTTTTGATAAAGTTATGGTTAATACTGATGATATTGCATTAAGACAAGAGCGTTTAAATTTAATTAACTGGGTTAGATCTTTATTTTTATCAGTTGCTGATATTTCATATCTTGCTTAA
- a CDS encoding antitoxin Xre/MbcA/ParS toxin-binding domain-containing protein has product MDILKLDSKAQSNLILYLFKILENWHLEDIEQLKLLDLHGVIKSRHLRLYRNLYKSFDFDERLIKRTEIILGINESLGTTFPINKEYGTIWLKRPVKKFKHKTPLELMLSGDTGMMRVWYFLDCTQGWKN; this is encoded by the coding sequence ATGGATATTTTAAAGTTAGATTCTAAGGCTCAATCAAATCTTATTTTGTATTTGTTTAAAATCTTAGAGAATTGGCATTTAGAAGATATTGAGCAACTGAAGCTATTAGATTTGCATGGGGTTATTAAGTCCAGACATTTGCGTTTGTATAGGAATTTATATAAATCGTTTGATTTTGATGAGAGGTTGATAAAACGTACTGAAATAATTTTAGGTATTAACGAGTCTTTGGGTACAACTTTTCCAATTAATAAAGAATATGGAACAATTTGGTTAAAGCGCCCGGTTAAAAAATTTAAACACAAAACCCCATTGGAACTTATGTTAAGTGGTGATACTGGTATGATGCGCGTTTGGTATTTTTTAGATTGTACACAAGGATGGAAAAATTAA
- a CDS encoding MotA/TolQ/ExbB proton channel family protein, with protein MTIVAYRIAEALIATVFGLFFAIPATITYNCLIYSSRSN; from the coding sequence ATCACCATTGTTGCTTATAGAATTGCTGAAGCACTTATTGCAACGGTATTTGGTTTATTTTTCGCTATTCCTGCTACTATTACCTATAATTGTTTAATTTACTCAAGTAGGTCTAATTAA
- the hemA gene encoding glutamyl-tRNA reductase: MSQIAILSINHQLAPVEVREKVAFTPDKLTQALSDLHGIYGIYACIILSTCNRVEIYVNSDNENPKEVLSNYLAKIHDITRDRINPYLNYFEDNEALTHVCNVATGLDSLVLGEPQILGQLKDAYHIAKEAKTLNKLLEKLFQHAFSTAKKVRTDTQIGVSPVSIAYCSVKLSEKIFERLSEQTVLLIGAGEMIELCAQYLNKKKVSNMIIANRTIENAQKIANLYQAQAISLKQFSSIIHKADIIISSTAASVPIIGKGLIESALKKRKHKPIFMLDIAIPRDIEPEVGQLDDIYLYTIDDLEQVINDNIGNREKEKNLAQEIIIKQNQVFNQWLKVLPNEQLVRSYRSNANLIKDKLLEKAIKQIKHSGNYENIIRKFADQLTNKLLHLPSKNIKQTSANNLSQCEGCIPNIKK; encoded by the coding sequence ATGTCGCAAATTGCAATTTTAAGTATCAACCATCAACTTGCACCTGTTGAAGTGCGAGAAAAAGTCGCTTTTACACCAGATAAATTAACTCAAGCATTGAGTGATCTTCATGGTATTTATGGTATTTATGCTTGCATTATTTTGTCTACCTGTAATCGTGTAGAGATTTATGTTAATTCTGACAATGAAAACCCTAAAGAAGTATTAAGTAACTATCTTGCCAAAATACACGATATCACACGTGACAGAATTAACCCTTATTTAAATTATTTTGAGGACAATGAAGCGCTTACGCATGTTTGCAATGTTGCTACAGGTCTTGATTCATTGGTACTAGGAGAGCCTCAGATTCTAGGCCAATTAAAAGATGCATACCATATAGCAAAAGAAGCTAAAACCTTAAATAAATTATTAGAAAAACTATTCCAACACGCATTTTCAACGGCTAAAAAAGTACGTACTGATACTCAAATTGGTGTTTCACCTGTTTCAATTGCTTATTGTTCGGTTAAACTTAGTGAAAAGATCTTTGAACGTTTATCTGAACAAACTGTTTTACTTATCGGCGCAGGAGAAATGATTGAATTATGTGCACAATACCTAAACAAAAAAAAGGTGAGTAACATGATTATTGCTAATAGAACCATTGAAAATGCACAAAAAATTGCTAACTTATATCAGGCACAAGCTATTAGCTTAAAACAATTTTCATCTATTATACACAAAGCAGATATTATTATTTCTTCAACAGCAGCTTCAGTACCTATTATTGGCAAAGGACTGATTGAAAGTGCCTTAAAAAAACGCAAGCATAAACCAATATTTATGCTTGATATTGCCATACCTCGTGATATTGAACCTGAAGTAGGACAATTAGATGATATTTATTTATACACTATTGATGATTTAGAACAAGTGATTAATGATAACATTGGCAATAGAGAAAAAGAAAAAAACCTAGCACAGGAAATTATAATCAAACAAAACCAAGTGTTTAATCAATGGTTGAAAGTTTTACCTAATGAACAATTAGTACGATCTTATCGTTCTAATGCTAACTTAATTAAAGATAAACTCTTAGAAAAAGCCATAAAACAGATTAAACATAGTGGAAATTATGAGAATATTATTCGTAAATTTGCTGATCAACTAACTAACAAACTATTACACTTGCCTTCTAAAAATATAAAACAAACCTCTGCTAATAATCTATCTCAGTGCGAAGGTTGTATACCCAATATTAAAAAATAA